A single Nitrospirae bacterium CG2_30_53_67 DNA region contains:
- a CDS encoding glycine--tRNA ligase subunit alpha, with translation MTFQELILSLQNYWVKKGCLIQQGYDIEVGAGTFNPATFLRVLGPEPWNAAYVEPSRRPTDGRYGENPNRLQHYYQFQVIMKPSPKDIQDIYIRSLVEIGVDPLQHDIRFVEDDWESPTLGAWGLGWEVWLDGMEITQFTYFQQVGGIDLSPVSVEITYGLERMAMYLQQVDNVFDLKWAEGVTYGDIHHEDEVEFSRYNFEISDSGMHFNLFDIFEKEGNRLIKEGLILPAYDYCLKCSHAFNMLDARGAISVTERTGYIARVRNLARLCAKGYLAMREEKGFPLLPQRQKPHQRKQDMISKKEDMGL, from the coding sequence GTGACATTTCAGGAACTTATTCTGTCCTTGCAGAATTACTGGGTGAAAAAGGGGTGCCTCATCCAGCAGGGGTATGACATTGAAGTCGGGGCCGGCACCTTCAATCCTGCGACATTTTTACGTGTTCTGGGTCCCGAACCCTGGAACGCCGCCTATGTGGAACCTTCAAGGAGACCCACGGACGGCCGGTACGGAGAAAACCCGAACCGCCTGCAGCATTATTATCAGTTCCAGGTGATCATGAAGCCCTCACCCAAGGACATCCAGGATATCTATATCAGAAGCCTGGTCGAGATTGGTGTTGATCCCCTCCAGCATGACATCCGTTTTGTCGAGGACGACTGGGAGTCTCCGACCCTGGGGGCTTGGGGCCTCGGCTGGGAGGTCTGGCTCGACGGCATGGAGATCACGCAATTCACCTACTTCCAGCAGGTGGGCGGGATCGACCTTTCCCCGGTTTCCGTGGAGATCACCTACGGGCTGGAACGGATGGCCATGTACCTCCAGCAGGTGGACAATGTCTTTGATCTGAAATGGGCGGAGGGGGTCACGTATGGGGATATCCACCATGAAGATGAGGTTGAGTTCTCCCGGTACAACTTCGAGATCTCCGATTCCGGGATGCATTTTAACCTCTTCGATATCTTTGAAAAGGAGGGGAACCGTCTCATCAAGGAAGGCCTGATTCTCCCCGCCTATGATTATTGTCTGAAGTGTTCGCACGCCTTCAACATGCTGGATGCCCGGGGCGCCATCAGCGTGACCGAACGGACCGGCTACATCGCCAGGGTTCGAAACCTGGCCAGGCTCTGTGCAAAAGGGTATCTCGCCATGCGTGAAGAAAAGGGGTTCCCTCTTCTTCCGCAGCGTCAGAAGCCTCATCAGAGGAAACAGGACATGATTTCGAAAAAAGAGGATATGGGGTTATAG